In Palaeococcus ferrophilus DSM 13482, the genomic window CCCTTGACGTTGATAAGCTCGTCTCGAGGCACTTCGCGGTTCTGGCCGTTACGGGCGCCGGAAAGTCCAACACGGTCAGCGTGATAGCGGACGAGATAGTGAACCGCTTTGGGGGAACCATAATAATCCTCGACCCCCACAGCGAGTACATAACCCTCCGCTTCCCCAACGGAGAGAAGGCGAACGTGATAGCTGGGAAGATAAGGCCCGAGGTTCTGGCGGCAGACGAGCTCGCGACCCTCGTCGGCATAGCCGAGAACGCGAAGAACCAGAGGGACTTCTTCAGGAGGGCCTACGATACGGTGACCTCCCCCGACACCTCGTTAAAGGCAAGGTACAACCTAAGCGGCGTTCTCGGAGGGGAGCTCTTCCTGAAGGCCATACTCCACGTCCTCCACGAGTGGGAGGAGAACGGCGGCGGTGAGTACTACGACCCGATAAGCAACACCTCAAAGGTCTTTGAGCTCAGAAGCGAGGACAAAGATCCGCTCGCGAAGGTCATGCGCAGGATACAGTCCTTCCTCAGGGACTACGGGGACATACTCACGAGCGAGGACTTCCTCACAAACCCCGACAACGGTGAAGGCAAGGTGCGCTTCGGAGACTTCAACGTGATTGACCTCGGGGGCCTCGACGACGACCAGATGACGGTAGTGGCCAACCACCTCATAAAGAAGACCTACGAGACGAGGGTCACCTACGAGAAGGCCAAGAAGAGGCTCGAATTCTTGAACGGTGTTATGGCGAAGAGCCCCTCGGAACTCTACCGCAAGGAGAGGGAGGAGGTCAAAAAACTCATAGAGAACATAGAGACCAACTACCCCGCCCTCACAGAGCCCGTTCTAATCATCATAGAGGAGGCCCACATATTCGCCCCCGCGGAAGGCAGGAGCGAGATAGCCCAGCTTCTCGGCAAGATAGCGAGGGAGGGAAGAAAGTTCGGAATAGGCCTAGGTATAGTCTCCCAGAGGCCAAAGAAGCTCGACCCGGAGGTTCTGAGCCAGGCGAACACCAAGATCATCCTCCGCCTTGTTGAGCCCGAGGATCAGAACCACGTGAGGAAGGCGAGCGAGCAGCTGAGCTCCGACCTCCTCGAGGACATAGCCTCCCTCGGCATAGGTGAGGCCGTGGTGGTGGGTATGTCCATAGCCCTCCCGGCGCTCGTGAGGATAGACGACTTCCAGAAGAGGGGAGGAAGGTACGGCGGAAAGGACATAGAGATAGCGAAGCGCTGGAGGAAGAAGAGGGAGGCCCTTAAGAGGAAGGAGAGGAAGAGCAAAGCCATAGCGGGGGACCTGCCGCTATGAAGTTCGCCCACATAGCCGATGTGCACCTAGGCCTCTCGAGGAGAATCGTCAATACCCGCGAGGAAGATGTGGCGAGGAACTTCGAGGAGGCCATCAGAAAGTCCCTCTCAGAGGGGGTTGACTTCATCCTCATAGCAGGGGACCTCTTCGACTCATCGAGGCCAACGCCGCAGACGCTGAGGCAGGCGGTGAGGGTTCTTGACCTGGCCAGAGAAGCAGGGGTTCCCGTTTTTGCCATCGAGGGCAACCATGACAGGACCCACAGGAAGTCCTCCGCCTACGCGCTCCTCGAGGACTTGGGCCTCATACACCTCGTGGGCATCAGGGGGGAGAGTGTGGAGAACGAGTACCTCAGGAGCGAGCCGCGGGATGATGCCTACCTCGTCTACGGGAAGGTCGGGGACGTGACGATAAAGGGCATGAAGTACCAGAACGCCCCGTGGTTCAAGAGGAACGACCTCAAGGATATCTTCCGCCCCGATGGAAAGAGCATCCTCATGCTCCACCAGGGGATTGAGGAGACCATAAAGGACGTTGAAAGCCAGTACAGCGTCGGGGAGCTTGCCCTCTCCCAGATTCCGGAGGGCTTTGCCTACTACGCCTTCGGCCACATCCACACCAATTACTTCACCAACGTGGGGAAGGCCTACCTCGTCTACCCGGGCTCCGTTGAGAGGACGAGCGCAAAGGAGTACAGCAGGAAGGTGCTCATTGACGAGTTCGGAAAGTTCCAGGTTTTCAGGGGAAAGCCCAAGGGCTTCGTCATAGCGGAGTGGAGCGATGAGGAGGGGATATTCGTCCCGAGCTTCAGGCATCTCAAGACAAGGCGCTTCTACTCCATCAAAGCGAGGAGCATGCCTCTAGGGCTCCTCAGGGACGTTCTGAGGAAGGTGAGTTCGGAGCTCAAAGTCGGGGCGGAGGACGTGGTCAAGGTCACCGTGGAGGTGGAGAAGACCTCGAACCTCGACTTCATAAAATCCCTGTTCCCCACGGAGTTCATTGACGTTGAGCAGCGCGTCGTCCTTCGTGAGGAGAGGATAGCAGGGGTAGAGGGCGTCTCCCTCGAGGACTTCTTCTCGAAGGAGGAGATAGCCGTTCTCGCTGCCCTCTTCGAGGAGGAGCCCGATATCGAGGCGCTCGTGCCCGCGGTTCTCAGGGAGTTCAGCGTGAAGGAGCCCGAGGAGAATGAGGAAAAAGAAAAACCAGAGCCCCAAAAGGGACGGAAAAAAGAGGAACCGAAGGAGAAGAGCGGAGAAGAAGGCGAGGGTAGAAAAAAGAAGCCCGACAGAAAGGGGTCGGTAACTCTGGACGCTTTCCTCAAGGGGGGTAGGGTATGAGGATAAAGGCCCTCCGTGTTGCAGACTTCAGGTCACACGAGTTAACCGAGCTTGAGTTTGGAGAGGGAATAACGCTCCTCATCGGTGAGAACGGTGCCGGAAAGAGCTCGATCCTCGAGGCCATGATGGTGGCGCTCTACTGGGACAAGCCCTCGAGGACTGCGAAGCTCAAAAAGGAGTGGATCGGGAGGATAGAAGGCGAAAACAGGCTGACCCCCAAGATAAGGCTCGACTTCTGGATTGACGGCGATGAGTACGTAGCCTACCGCGAGCTGCCCATGAACAAGCCCGGGGAGGCGAGGCTCTTCAGGAGGGTAGACGGGGAGCTCGAGACGGTTGAATCCGGCCATTCGAACGTCACCTCACATATAGAGCGCTTCCTCCCCTTCGACGTCTTCATGAACGCCGTCTACATCCGCCAGGGGGAGATAGACGCAATACTCGAGAGCGACGAGAAGAGGGAGCGCGTCATAAGGGACGTTCTCGGGTTGGAGCGCTTCGACAGGGCCTACGACAACGCGAAGCGCCTGATAGACAGGCTGAAGAACGAGAAGAAGGTGGCGGAGGAGATAGTGAGGGCCTTCGGCGAGGCGCCAAAGAGGAGGGCCGAACGCGAGGAGGAGCTCTCGAAGGCGCTGGAGAAGAAGAAGGGCATAGAAGCCGACCTCAGGACGAAGAGGGCGGAGCTCGAGGGATGGGAGAAGAAGCTCGCGAAGCTGGAGGAGAAGGAGAGAAAGCTCAGGGATCTGGAGAAAGATAGGGCGGACCTGGAGAAGCGGAAGGCAAGCCTCGAAGCCAAGAGGGAGGCACTGGAGCGGTCAATCGCCGACCTCAAAAGGGAGATAGCCGAGCTTGAGGAGAAGAAGAGCCAGTGGGAGGCCCTCAAACCGAAGGCCGAGCTCTACACGGGGCTGCTCGAGTTCAAATCCTCCTACGAGTCCCGTGAAAGGAAGCTCCTGCTGGAGAGAAAGGGGCTTGAGGCCGAGCTCAGGAACACCGAAAAGGGACTGGCGGAGCTTGAAGCCAAGGAGAAGCGCTTTGAAGAGCTTTCAGCGAAGCGCGATGTCCTCCTAAAGGAGAAGGAGGGGCTGGAGCCCTACAGGGAGAAGCACGAGCGCCTGACTTCGCTGAGGAAGGAGATTGAGAGGCTGCAGAAAAAGACGGGGAACGCGGAGAAGCTCAAGGCGGAGCTTGAAAACGCAAAGAGGGAGCTGGAGGAAATAAGGAAACGGCTCGAGGAAGTGAAGAGCGATATACGCTTAGTTGAGGCCGAGATAGAGAGGAGGGAGGAGTTCATCGAGGAGATAGAGAGTGCAGAAGGTTCCTGCCCGCTGTGCCGCCAGCCGCTGGACGGGAAGCACAAGGAAGAACTCCTCGGGAAGTTCAGGCTCGAGAAGGATGAGCTCGAGAAGAGGTACCGCTCCCTCTGGAAGGAGAAGAAG contains:
- a CDS encoding ATP-binding protein translates to MEIASREVGIVQGESSVGYFEFVVNPETRLKFGDFVVAKNQDGEYVLAVVRRVESSNLLLSEGHFTYRSLKRELELYEGVRNVDLNIARARVLGKIVTRRGRVVTPLPSNRIPIMNGETVYQASKELLESLYASGEGVKIGELLTREDGVEVTLDVDKLVSRHFAVLAVTGAGKSNTVSVIADEIVNRFGGTIIILDPHSEYITLRFPNGEKANVIAGKIRPEVLAADELATLVGIAENAKNQRDFFRRAYDTVTSPDTSLKARYNLSGVLGGELFLKAILHVLHEWEENGGGEYYDPISNTSKVFELRSEDKDPLAKVMRRIQSFLRDYGDILTSEDFLTNPDNGEGKVRFGDFNVIDLGGLDDDQMTVVANHLIKKTYETRVTYEKAKKRLEFLNGVMAKSPSELYRKEREEVKKLIENIETNYPALTEPVLIIIEEAHIFAPAEGRSEIAQLLGKIAREGRKFGIGLGIVSQRPKKLDPEVLSQANTKIILRLVEPEDQNHVRKASEQLSSDLLEDIASLGIGEAVVVGMSIALPALVRIDDFQKRGGRYGGKDIEIAKRWRKKREALKRKERKSKAIAGDLPL
- the rad50 gene encoding DNA double-strand break repair ATPase Rad50, with the translated sequence MRIKALRVADFRSHELTELEFGEGITLLIGENGAGKSSILEAMMVALYWDKPSRTAKLKKEWIGRIEGENRLTPKIRLDFWIDGDEYVAYRELPMNKPGEARLFRRVDGELETVESGHSNVTSHIERFLPFDVFMNAVYIRQGEIDAILESDEKRERVIRDVLGLERFDRAYDNAKRLIDRLKNEKKVAEEIVRAFGEAPKRRAEREEELSKALEKKKGIEADLRTKRAELEGWEKKLAKLEEKERKLRDLEKDRADLEKRKASLEAKREALERSIADLKREIAELEEKKSQWEALKPKAELYTGLLEFKSSYESRERKLLLERKGLEAELRNTEKGLAELEAKEKRFEELSAKRDVLLKEKEGLEPYREKHERLTSLRKEIERLQKKTGNAEKLKAELENAKRELEEIRKRLEEVKSDIRLVEAEIERREEFIEEIESAEGSCPLCRQPLDGKHKEELLGKFRLEKDELEKRYRSLWKEKKELGEREKVLKKVLENEDRINALYSEFLRLRELMGELEKLPAEDIEKNFERLREVEKELYGIEGELKTLEKDVKKRDEYRKRLEELKESLERNGREMKALQEELWERGFESMEELEKKLEELKADYERFKTLEGSLKTLEGKKRALAEKEEALKKTVTLIGELSKRLGEIEKEVEALNFSEEELRKAREAKESVGKLVVGLTERLSALEKEIKNLEREIEELREQERKAKESGEKLKILEVRIPELERFRKKIREYKNRYKLSALSEISRDASEIFAEMTEEKYSAVVAIPRENKVELKVLYGNEERDLSFLSGGERISLALAFRLALSRYLAAKVSKSGITLLILDEPTPYLDEERRKRLVEIMQSYLRRIPQVIVVSHDEELKDAADRVIKVALVDGVSRVSEEKVEGW
- a CDS encoding metallophosphoesterase family protein, whose translation is MKFAHIADVHLGLSRRIVNTREEDVARNFEEAIRKSLSEGVDFILIAGDLFDSSRPTPQTLRQAVRVLDLAREAGVPVFAIEGNHDRTHRKSSAYALLEDLGLIHLVGIRGESVENEYLRSEPRDDAYLVYGKVGDVTIKGMKYQNAPWFKRNDLKDIFRPDGKSILMLHQGIEETIKDVESQYSVGELALSQIPEGFAYYAFGHIHTNYFTNVGKAYLVYPGSVERTSAKEYSRKVLIDEFGKFQVFRGKPKGFVIAEWSDEEGIFVPSFRHLKTRRFYSIKARSMPLGLLRDVLRKVSSELKVGAEDVVKVTVEVEKTSNLDFIKSLFPTEFIDVEQRVVLREERIAGVEGVSLEDFFSKEEIAVLAALFEEEPDIEALVPAVLREFSVKEPEENEEKEKPEPQKGRKKEEPKEKSGEEGEGRKKKPDRKGSVTLDAFLKGGRV